A region from the Salidesulfovibrio onnuriiensis genome encodes:
- a CDS encoding DJ-1 family glyoxalase III has translation MSKTVLVPLARGFEEVEALSIVDVLRRAGAEVTIAALGTTREVTSSHNVTVVADAMLNDCAGPYDLIALPGGIPGSEHLAESAVLEGMLHEQDKAGRLIGAICAAPAVVLQKHGIIRDRKATCYPSFANRLEDKSHTPERVVRDGNLITGAGAGPALEFGLKLAEALFGGDKARELQEAMLIR, from the coding sequence ATGAGCAAGACCGTTCTCGTCCCCCTGGCCCGGGGATTCGAAGAGGTGGAGGCCCTGAGCATCGTGGACGTGCTGCGCCGCGCGGGCGCGGAGGTGACCATCGCGGCCCTGGGCACCACCCGGGAAGTCACCAGTTCGCACAACGTCACGGTGGTGGCGGACGCCATGCTGAATGACTGCGCCGGGCCCTACGACCTCATTGCCCTGCCCGGCGGCATCCCCGGCTCCGAGCACCTGGCCGAATCCGCGGTGCTGGAAGGCATGCTGCACGAACAGGACAAGGCAGGCCGCCTTATCGGAGCCATCTGCGCGGCCCCGGCGGTAGTGCTGCAGAAGCACGGGATCATCCGCGACCGCAAGGCCACGTGCTACCCGTCCTTTGCCAACCGGCTGGAAGACAAAAGCCACACGCCCGAACGCGTGGTGCGCGACGGCAACCTGATCACCGGCGCGGGCGCGGGCCCGGCCCTGGAATTCGGGCTCAAGCTGGCCGAGGCGCTCTTTGGCGGGGACAAGGCCAGGGAGCTCCAGGAAGCCATGCTCATCCGCTAG
- a CDS encoding formylmethanofuran dehydrogenase subunit E family protein, translating to MQKRFVLFAFLVLSVVLCGASAARAHGGFDARDAVCFKTYPTDPALFNDVVGPYVQKIIERHGLEEWKATLLTNEMHRHLGLWSIIGAKMGVRAREVLDAPFDQLRVVSFAGRTPPFSCLNDGIQVSTGASLGRGTINVADMAVPEAQFFHDDKGLFMKPKPEIVKAVRGTIKELSKAYGFQSEEYFRQLEKVSVKYWLVWDRSTMFEERPMP from the coding sequence ATGCAAAAACGATTCGTTCTTTTCGCGTTCCTTGTCCTTTCGGTAGTGCTCTGCGGCGCCTCGGCCGCCCGCGCCCACGGCGGTTTCGACGCCCGCGACGCGGTCTGTTTCAAGACCTATCCCACGGACCCAGCACTGTTCAACGACGTGGTGGGGCCCTACGTGCAGAAGATCATCGAGCGCCACGGCCTGGAGGAATGGAAGGCCACGCTGCTGACCAACGAGATGCATCGCCACCTGGGGCTCTGGTCCATCATCGGTGCCAAGATGGGGGTGCGGGCGCGCGAAGTGCTGGATGCGCCGTTCGATCAGCTGCGGGTGGTCTCCTTTGCCGGGCGCACGCCCCCGTTCAGCTGCCTGAACGACGGTATCCAGGTTTCCACGGGCGCGAGCCTGGGCCGGGGTACCATCAACGTGGCCGACATGGCCGTCCCCGAGGCGCAGTTCTTTCATGACGACAAGGGCTTGTTCATGAAGCCCAAGCCCGAGATCGTCAAGGCGGTGCGCGGGACCATCAAGGAATTGTCCAAGGCGTACGGCTTTCAGTCCGAGGAGTATTTCAGGCAGCTGGAAAAGGTCTCGGTGAAATACTGGCTGGTGTGGGACCGCTCCACCATGTTCGAGGAACGGCCCATGCCCTGA
- a CDS encoding SIR2 family NAD-dependent protein deacylase — protein sequence MIAENLIAKMQTVKALLSGARSLVVLTGAGVSAESGVPTFRGTDGLWEEYRPEDLARPEAFSRDPELIWRFYNWRRELVGRCEPNPAHLALAALERQAPEMLLVTQNVDGLHQRAGNRNVLELHGSLWRLQCTVCTYEEENRTDLPPLPACPRCNNLLRPGVVWFGEQLPAGVLSTVLDTVAKADVMLVAGTSSVVQPAASLAHVAKRSGAVTIEVNLEPTHNTGFMDFALHGRAGEILPQLVEGI from the coding sequence ATGATTGCTGAAAACCTGATCGCAAAAATGCAAACCGTCAAGGCGCTCCTGTCCGGGGCGCGAAGTCTTGTCGTGCTTACGGGGGCGGGTGTTTCCGCAGAAAGCGGGGTGCCCACCTTCCGGGGGACGGATGGACTATGGGAGGAGTACAGGCCAGAGGACCTGGCCCGGCCCGAGGCCTTTTCCCGCGATCCCGAGCTGATCTGGCGGTTCTACAACTGGCGGCGCGAGCTTGTGGGCCGCTGTGAGCCGAACCCCGCGCACCTGGCCCTGGCCGCCCTGGAGCGGCAGGCGCCGGAAATGCTGCTGGTGACCCAGAACGTGGACGGCCTGCACCAGCGGGCCGGAAACCGGAACGTGCTGGAACTGCACGGCAGCCTCTGGCGGCTGCAATGCACGGTTTGCACCTACGAGGAGGAGAACCGTACCGACCTGCCTCCGCTGCCCGCCTGCCCGAGGTGCAACAACCTGCTGCGGCCCGGGGTGGTCTGGTTCGGGGAGCAGCTTCCCGCAGGGGTGCTTTCCACTGTTCTGGACACCGTGGCCAAGGCGGACGTCATGCTCGTGGCGGGCACCTCCAGCGTGGTGCAGCCCGCCGCCTCCCTGGCGCACGTGGCCAAACGCTCCGGGGCCGTTACCATCGAGGTCAACCTGGAACCCACGCACAACACGGGATTCATGGATTTCGCCCTGCACGGCCGGGCCGGGGAGATCCTGCCGCAACTGGTGGAAGGGATATAG
- a CDS encoding LysE family translocator has product MFDTTQLIMFFSASLILAVTPGPDILYVLTRGITQGRKAALFAALGFNIGVIAHTLFAVVGLSAILRTSALAYQGVKYAGAAYLIYIGIQTWRSRRQTSVQGTADIASPRAIFRQTIIANILNPKVALFFLAFLPQFVRAENGSPEIQMIALGALFMLAGFSVFSLVALFSGIIGDKLRQNPHFEPRMKAVAGSVLVALGLSLALPENR; this is encoded by the coding sequence ATGTTCGACACAACCCAACTCATCATGTTCTTCAGCGCCTCGCTCATCCTGGCAGTGACGCCCGGCCCGGACATCCTCTACGTGCTCACCCGGGGCATCACCCAGGGGCGCAAGGCCGCCCTGTTCGCGGCGCTGGGATTCAACATCGGCGTCATCGCCCACACCCTGTTCGCGGTGGTGGGGCTTTCCGCCATCCTGCGCACCTCGGCCCTGGCCTACCAGGGCGTGAAATACGCGGGCGCGGCCTACCTCATCTACATCGGCATCCAGACCTGGCGCAGCCGCAGGCAGACGTCCGTGCAAGGCACGGCCGACATCGCCAGCCCCAGGGCCATCTTCCGGCAGACCATCATCGCCAACATCCTCAACCCCAAGGTGGCGCTCTTTTTTCTGGCCTTCCTGCCCCAGTTCGTGAGGGCGGAAAACGGCAGCCCGGAAATCCAGATGATCGCGCTGGGCGCGCTGTTCATGCTGGCCGGTTTCTCGGTCTTTTCCCTGGTGGCGCTCTTTTCCGGGATCATCGGCGACAAGCTGCGCCAGAACCCGCATTTCGAGCCGCGCATGAAGGCCGTTGCCGGAAGCGTACTCGTGGCCCTCGGCCTGAGCTTGGCCCTGCCGGAAAACCGGTAG
- a CDS encoding methyl-accepting chemotaxis protein, producing MKVSDIRIGLKILGGFAVIILLFAVTGLLVFNCNRVMVGAGSVLDSARTMKQAVQGDLQSVTKMLRAESEADITALWDRHELQAAAFSEGAQTIEDDAGSEIRGLADEAGQFFEKEFKPRMERIHAFAGDMPQVVAARKQSMSRLASAREEFERGALALDEKIRGQITERLDAGASPYSILGKEMVWQDTIMEARVAMAEVRAGLEAAARSVTTQDLDRALAEYEQAEKHFLDAVNALLDGGEVAGLTVLKLRQKKVPELRALAQVLRDVHSQKLAPASKAMVAAQRGYVEALVGISGLEKEADEIGGRMVGQLDQVLALSEQSFGRAVVMADTAVIVGLGISLALAVGVALFLNRVITNPLRETMEAAEAVAGGDLDVRLSPEGSDETSLMQRSLNAMITTLKTNITEMETKEAEANRQAEAAHDALQKAEEAMAQARVATKEGMLTAAGRLEGVVGHINEATGDIARVGEEIRSGTDVQLERINEAATAMEQMNATVLEVARNAAEAAEQADHSRSKALEGAGLVSDTVQAMADMQQLTMELRENMHKLGTQSEAIGQVMNVINDIADQTNLLALNAAIEAARAGDAGRGFAVVADEVRKLAEKTMGATKEVGDNIQGIQHLAKLNVQGMDRAVDAINGATEISNQSGTMLQEIVRMAQEAAAQVQSIAAAAEEQSAASEQITRSVDEINGIARDNTDRVGRSGRDIQGLSEQARVLSQLVEDLKAEGS from the coding sequence ATGAAGGTATCCGACATTCGAATTGGGCTGAAGATTCTTGGCGGTTTCGCCGTCATCATCCTGCTGTTCGCCGTTACAGGGCTCCTGGTTTTCAACTGCAACCGGGTCATGGTGGGCGCGGGGAGCGTGCTCGATTCCGCCCGGACCATGAAACAGGCCGTTCAAGGCGACCTGCAGTCGGTGACCAAGATGCTGCGGGCCGAAAGCGAGGCGGACATCACCGCGCTCTGGGACCGGCACGAGCTGCAGGCCGCCGCTTTTTCCGAGGGCGCGCAGACCATCGAGGATGATGCCGGTTCGGAAATCCGGGGCCTTGCGGACGAGGCCGGGCAGTTTTTCGAAAAGGAATTCAAGCCGCGCATGGAGCGCATCCACGCCTTTGCCGGGGACATGCCCCAGGTCGTCGCCGCCCGCAAACAGTCCATGAGCCGCCTAGCCTCGGCGCGTGAGGAATTCGAGCGGGGAGCCTTGGCCCTGGACGAAAAGATTCGCGGGCAGATCACTGAGCGCCTGGATGCCGGGGCCTCGCCCTACAGCATCCTGGGCAAGGAAATGGTCTGGCAGGATACCATCATGGAGGCCCGGGTAGCCATGGCCGAGGTCCGCGCCGGCCTCGAAGCGGCCGCGCGCAGCGTCACGACGCAGGACCTGGACCGAGCTCTGGCCGAGTATGAACAGGCTGAAAAACATTTCCTGGATGCGGTCAATGCCTTGCTGGACGGTGGAGAAGTGGCCGGGCTCACCGTGCTCAAGCTGCGCCAGAAAAAGGTGCCCGAACTCCGTGCGCTGGCCCAGGTGCTCCGCGACGTGCATTCGCAGAAGCTGGCCCCGGCCTCGAAGGCCATGGTGGCTGCGCAGCGCGGCTATGTGGAGGCCCTGGTGGGCATCTCCGGTCTGGAAAAGGAAGCCGACGAGATCGGCGGCCGCATGGTGGGACAGCTCGACCAGGTTCTGGCCCTTTCGGAACAGTCCTTTGGCCGGGCCGTGGTCATGGCCGATACCGCGGTGATCGTGGGGCTGGGGATCAGCCTGGCCCTTGCCGTGGGCGTGGCCCTGTTCCTGAACCGCGTCATTACCAATCCCCTGCGCGAAACCATGGAGGCCGCCGAAGCCGTAGCCGGGGGAGACCTGGACGTGCGGCTTTCCCCCGAGGGCAGCGACGAGACCTCGCTCATGCAGCGGTCCCTCAACGCCATGATCACCACCCTGAAGACGAACATCACGGAAATGGAGACCAAGGAGGCCGAGGCCAACAGACAGGCCGAGGCGGCGCACGACGCCCTGCAAAAGGCCGAGGAGGCCATGGCGCAGGCCAGGGTGGCCACCAAGGAGGGCATGCTCACCGCCGCCGGACGCCTGGAGGGCGTGGTGGGGCACATCAACGAGGCCACCGGCGATATCGCCCGGGTGGGCGAGGAGATCCGGAGCGGCACGGACGTGCAACTGGAGCGCATCAACGAGGCGGCCACGGCTATGGAGCAGATGAACGCCACCGTGCTGGAGGTGGCACGCAACGCGGCGGAGGCCGCTGAGCAGGCCGACCATTCGCGGTCCAAGGCCCTGGAAGGGGCAGGGCTGGTTTCCGACACGGTGCAGGCCATGGCCGACATGCAGCAGCTGACCATGGAACTGCGCGAGAACATGCACAAGCTCGGGACCCAGTCCGAGGCCATCGGCCAGGTCATGAACGTGATCAACGACATTGCGGACCAGACCAACCTGCTGGCGCTCAACGCGGCCATCGAGGCCGCCCGTGCCGGTGATGCCGGGCGCGGATTCGCGGTGGTGGCCGACGAGGTGCGCAAGCTGGCGGAAAAGACCATGGGCGCCACCAAGGAAGTGGGCGACAATATCCAGGGCATCCAGCATCTGGCCAAGCTCAACGTGCAGGGCATGGACAGGGCCGTGGACGCCATTAACGGGGCAACGGAAATTTCCAATCAATCCGGCACAATGTTGCAGGAGATCGTGCGCATGGCCCAGGAGGCCGCGGCGCAGGTGCAGTCCATTGCCGCCGCTGCCGAGGAACAGTCCGCGGCGTCCGAGCAGATCACCCGCAGCGTGGACGAGATCAACGGCATTGCCCGGGACAACACCGACCGCGTCGGCCGTTCCGGCAGGGACATCCAGGGGCTTTCCGAGCAGGCCAGGGTGCTTTCGCAGCTGGTGGAGGATCTCAAGGCCGAAGGCAGCTAG
- a CDS encoding glutamine--tRNA ligase/YqeY domain fusion protein: protein MSNQPEAPEKGKDFIRQIIDKHLEEGAYDRVHTRFPPEPNGYLHIGHAKSICLNFGIARDYQGKCNLRLDDTNPVKEDTEYVDSIKEDVKWLGFDWEDRQFFASDYYQFFYDVAELFIRMGKAYVDHLSADEIREYRGTLKAPGKNSPYRDRSVGENLEIFRAMRDGGLKDGECVLRAKIDMAASNVVLRDPTIYRIKHAHHHRTGDAWCIYPMYDFAHCLSDAHEGVTHSICTLEFDNNRALYDWVLDTLMQGMKDESLFSENPEFLEFLKSKPGFAARPHQYEFARLNITGTVLSKRKLIQLVQEGHVDGWDDPRMPTICGFRRRGYTPESIRDFCDRIGVAKSDSTVEHALLEHCVRQDLNDRAPRYLGVMNPLKVVIENYPEGQVDEFEMPLHPEDESMGSRIVPFSKVIYIERDDFMEEPPKKFFRLGPGREVRLRFAYYVTCTDVIKDENGEVVELRCTYDPETRGGWSKDGRKVKGTLHWVSAKHAEPAEVRLYNHLFTVDNPNAAEEGKTFLDYINPESKTVLTQCLVEPALKDMKPGTNFQFERTGYFCADSRDHVPGGKLVFNRTATLRDSWAKIQKQMG, encoded by the coding sequence ATGAGCAACCAGCCCGAGGCCCCGGAAAAGGGCAAGGACTTCATCCGCCAGATCATCGACAAGCACCTGGAAGAAGGCGCCTACGACCGAGTGCACACGCGCTTCCCGCCCGAGCCCAACGGCTACCTGCACATCGGGCACGCCAAGTCCATCTGCCTGAATTTCGGCATTGCCCGCGACTACCAGGGCAAGTGCAACCTGCGCCTGGACGACACCAACCCGGTCAAGGAAGACACCGAATACGTGGACTCCATCAAGGAGGACGTGAAGTGGCTCGGCTTCGACTGGGAGGACCGCCAGTTCTTCGCTTCGGACTATTACCAATTTTTCTATGACGTGGCCGAACTGTTCATTCGCATGGGCAAGGCCTACGTGGACCACCTTTCCGCCGACGAGATCCGCGAATACCGAGGCACACTGAAAGCGCCGGGCAAGAACTCGCCCTACCGCGACCGCAGTGTGGGGGAAAACCTGGAGATCTTCCGGGCCATGCGCGACGGCGGCCTGAAGGACGGCGAATGCGTGCTGCGCGCCAAGATCGACATGGCCGCGTCCAACGTCGTGCTGCGCGACCCGACCATCTACCGCATCAAGCACGCCCATCACCACCGCACCGGCGACGCGTGGTGCATCTACCCCATGTACGACTTCGCCCACTGCCTGTCCGACGCCCACGAAGGCGTGACCCACTCCATCTGCACCCTGGAATTCGACAACAACCGGGCCCTGTACGACTGGGTGCTGGACACCCTCATGCAGGGCATGAAGGACGAATCCCTGTTCAGCGAAAATCCGGAATTTCTGGAATTCCTGAAATCCAAGCCCGGCTTTGCAGCCCGGCCGCACCAGTACGAATTCGCCCGCCTGAACATCACGGGCACCGTGCTTTCCAAGCGCAAGCTCATCCAGCTGGTGCAGGAAGGCCACGTGGACGGCTGGGACGACCCGCGAATGCCCACCATTTGCGGGTTCCGCCGCCGGGGCTATACCCCGGAATCCATCCGCGACTTCTGCGACCGCATCGGCGTGGCCAAGTCGGACAGCACCGTGGAGCATGCCCTGCTCGAACACTGCGTGCGCCAGGACCTCAACGACCGCGCCCCGCGCTACCTGGGCGTCATGAATCCGCTCAAGGTGGTCATCGAGAACTACCCGGAAGGCCAGGTGGACGAATTCGAGATGCCCCTGCATCCCGAGGACGAATCCATGGGCTCGCGCATCGTGCCCTTCTCCAAGGTCATCTACATCGAGCGCGACGACTTCATGGAAGAGCCGCCCAAGAAATTCTTCCGTCTCGGACCGGGCCGCGAAGTGCGCCTGCGCTTCGCCTACTACGTGACCTGCACGGACGTGATCAAGGACGAGAACGGCGAAGTGGTCGAGCTGCGCTGCACCTACGACCCCGAGACCCGGGGCGGCTGGTCCAAGGACGGTCGCAAGGTCAAGGGCACCCTGCACTGGGTTTCGGCCAAACACGCCGAGCCCGCAGAGGTGCGGCTCTACAACCACCTGTTCACTGTGGACAACCCCAATGCGGCCGAGGAGGGCAAGACCTTCCTCGACTACATCAACCCCGAGTCCAAAACCGTGCTCACCCAATGCCTGGTGGAACCGGCCCTCAAGGACATGAAGCCGGGCACCAACTTCCAGTTCGAGCGCACCGGCTACTTCTGCGCCGACTCCAGGGACCACGTCCCGGGCGGCAAGCTGGTCTTCAACCGCACCGCCACCCTCAGGGACAGCTGGGCGAAGATCCAAAAACAGATGGGATAG
- the queF gene encoding preQ(1) synthase, producing the protein MTRTKSQDKTDHLKTLGQGGETEYPTEGPHAGILEAFPNNYPNRPYMVSIEFPEYTSLCPKTGQPDFATIVFEYVPDKSIVESKSFKLYMGAYRNHQSFMETIANTMLDHFVEALDPHWCRVKGLFTPRGATYLHVFAERYKQDSPMLDQVRELVSEWKRESGRHSA; encoded by the coding sequence ATGACCAGAACCAAGAGCCAGGACAAGACCGACCATTTGAAAACCCTGGGCCAGGGCGGGGAAACCGAGTACCCCACCGAAGGGCCGCATGCCGGGATCCTGGAGGCCTTTCCCAATAACTATCCGAACCGTCCGTACATGGTGAGCATCGAATTTCCGGAATACACCTCCCTGTGCCCCAAGACCGGCCAGCCGGATTTCGCCACTATCGTTTTCGAATACGTTCCGGACAAGAGCATCGTGGAATCCAAGAGCTTCAAGCTGTATATGGGGGCCTACCGTAACCACCAGTCGTTCATGGAGACCATCGCCAACACCATGCTGGATCATTTCGTGGAGGCCCTGGACCCGCACTGGTGCCGCGTCAAGGGCTTGTTCACCCCGCGCGGGGCGACCTATCTGCATGTGTTCGCCGAGCGCTACAAGCAGGATTCGCCCATGCTCGACCAGGTGCGCGAGCTTGTTTCCGAATGGAAACGGGAGAGCGGACGACACAGCGCCTAG
- a CDS encoding queuosine precursor transporter, with protein sequence MDSFERRAHTLLVGLFVGGLVSAAVISSKIITVFGVAVPAGVLAYSVTFAVSDVVGELWGPERATDLVLAGFISLLGATLICWLAVVWPAAGFWYNQEAFSGVIGSTPRIVAASLLAYAVSQKHDVWLFHLLKRKTFGRALWLRNNVSTALSQLMDSAIFVTVAFWGILPVGEIILGQWIVKLAIAALDTPVVYAAVGLIRRRQSAPAQAQA encoded by the coding sequence ATGGATTCCTTTGAGCGCAGGGCGCACACCCTGCTCGTCGGCCTTTTCGTGGGCGGCCTGGTCAGCGCCGCCGTCATTTCCAGCAAAATCATCACCGTGTTCGGCGTGGCCGTGCCCGCAGGGGTGCTGGCCTATTCCGTCACCTTTGCGGTCTCGGACGTCGTGGGCGAACTGTGGGGCCCGGAACGGGCCACGGACCTGGTCCTGGCCGGATTCATTAGCCTGCTCGGCGCGACCCTGATCTGCTGGCTGGCCGTGGTCTGGCCCGCAGCGGGTTTCTGGTACAACCAGGAAGCCTTTTCCGGCGTCATCGGCAGCACGCCGCGCATCGTGGCCGCTTCGCTTTTGGCCTATGCGGTCAGCCAGAAGCATGACGTCTGGCTCTTCCACCTGCTGAAACGGAAGACCTTCGGCCGGGCCCTGTGGCTGCGCAACAACGTCTCCACCGCCCTTTCCCAGCTCATGGACTCGGCCATTTTCGTGACCGTGGCCTTCTGGGGCATCCTGCCCGTGGGGGAAATCATCCTGGGCCAGTGGATCGTCAAGCTCGCCATCGCCGCCCTGGACACGCCCGTGGTCTACGCGGCCGTGGGGTTAATCCGGCGCAGGCAAAGCGCCCCCGCCCAGGCCCAGGCGTAA
- a CDS encoding methyl-accepting chemotaxis protein: MDWFKKRLNVKISVLLTGIAVVVFAGITAMNAQEQYSAFTEQLDVNMTRVSQLMRQAIEKPMVVGDDEGTKEQFAFLAGEYKDVALFMTNYKGNVTYSTEPESVRKDFTTVRSDADLLDSVRQGLETARAENLRFSSDGRDYFARIMSVENRRACHHCHGESEPILGEMVVVQDISASMDHIAANTLTGVGLSVAGMIVLVAAVLFFVRRSIITRLLRIARASDKVMEGDYNADFNVKGEDELWQLSRNLGGMVAELKNKLGFSDGILNGMTTPFFVADSEERIAFVNQPLLDLFAISGAPKDYLGGRVDELIYNERRDETVTGRCLRSREPELGLERDLHTRTGEVRHLSIDTAPLFDLDGELIGAFTLLNDLTEIKQKQAEVVKQNEKIARVAGQAVEIASSLAAAAEELSAQVDEASTGSDVQRQRTEETSTAMEQMSASVIEIARNAAQAAEGADNAKAHALEGSEVVVQAIESIHTVQRQADTLKSNMADLGEHAESIKQVMQVINDIADQTNLLALNAAIEAARAGEAGRGFAVVADEVRKLAERTQGATSEVGNAIGTILNAINVNIEGTEAASAAVEESTQLAARSGETLKAIVALVQRSADDVRSIATASEEQSATTEQINRSTDEINTIAMETARIMAGSAEAVSELSRLAQQLDHLIQEMRQ; encoded by the coding sequence ATGGATTGGTTCAAGAAACGTCTCAACGTCAAGATCTCAGTGCTTTTGACCGGTATTGCCGTGGTGGTTTTTGCGGGCATCACGGCAATGAACGCCCAGGAGCAGTATTCGGCCTTCACCGAGCAGCTCGACGTGAACATGACCCGGGTTTCCCAGCTCATGCGTCAGGCCATTGAAAAGCCCATGGTCGTGGGCGACGACGAGGGCACCAAGGAGCAGTTTGCCTTTCTGGCCGGGGAATACAAGGACGTGGCCCTGTTCATGACCAACTACAAGGGCAACGTGACCTACAGCACGGAGCCCGAGTCCGTGCGCAAGGATTTCACCACGGTCCGCTCCGACGCCGATCTGCTGGATTCCGTTAGGCAGGGGCTGGAAACGGCCCGGGCTGAAAATCTCCGCTTCAGCAGCGACGGGCGGGATTATTTCGCCCGCATCATGTCCGTGGAGAATCGCAGGGCCTGCCACCACTGCCACGGCGAATCCGAGCCCATCCTGGGCGAGATGGTGGTCGTTCAGGACATCAGCGCAAGCATGGACCACATTGCGGCCAACACCCTGACCGGGGTGGGGCTCTCCGTGGCCGGCATGATTGTTTTGGTGGCTGCGGTGCTCTTTTTCGTGCGCCGTTCCATCATCACCCGCCTGCTGCGCATAGCCCGGGCCAGCGACAAGGTCATGGAGGGCGACTACAATGCGGACTTCAACGTCAAGGGCGAGGACGAGCTTTGGCAGCTTTCCCGGAACTTGGGCGGCATGGTGGCCGAACTTAAGAACAAGCTCGGCTTTTCCGACGGCATCCTCAACGGCATGACCACGCCTTTCTTCGTGGCCGATTCTGAAGAACGCATCGCCTTCGTGAACCAGCCGCTGCTGGATCTGTTCGCGATCTCCGGCGCGCCCAAGGATTATCTCGGCGGCCGCGTGGATGAATTGATCTACAACGAGCGAAGGGACGAAACGGTCACGGGACGCTGCCTGCGTTCCCGCGAGCCCGAGCTGGGGCTGGAGCGCGACCTGCATACGCGCACGGGAGAGGTCCGGCATCTGAGTATCGACACCGCGCCGCTTTTCGACCTCGACGGCGAGCTTATCGGGGCCTTTACCCTGCTCAACGACCTGACCGAGATCAAGCAGAAGCAGGCCGAGGTGGTCAAGCAGAACGAGAAGATCGCCCGGGTTGCCGGTCAAGCCGTGGAAATCGCCTCTTCCCTGGCGGCCGCGGCCGAGGAGCTTTCCGCCCAGGTGGACGAGGCCAGCACCGGATCGGACGTGCAGCGGCAGCGCACCGAAGAGACCTCCACGGCCATGGAGCAGATGAGCGCCTCGGTCATCGAGATCGCGCGCAACGCCGCCCAGGCCGCCGAAGGCGCGGACAATGCCAAGGCCCACGCCCTGGAGGGTTCCGAGGTGGTGGTCCAGGCCATTGAATCCATTCATACCGTGCAGCGCCAGGCCGACACCCTGAAGAGCAACATGGCCGACCTGGGCGAGCACGCCGAGTCCATCAAGCAGGTCATGCAGGTCATCAACGACATTGCGGACCAGACCAACCTGCTGGCGCTGAACGCGGCCATCGAGGCCGCCCGCGCGGGCGAGGCCGGACGCGGGTTCGCCGTGGTGGCCGACGAGGTCCGCAAGCTGGCCGAACGCACCCAGGGCGCCACCAGCGAAGTGGGCAACGCCATAGGCACCATTCTGAACGCCATCAACGTGAATATCGAGGGCACGGAGGCCGCCTCCGCCGCGGTGGAGGAGAGCACCCAGCTTGCGGCCCGGTCCGGCGAGACCCTCAAGGCCATTGTGGCGCTGGTGCAGCGTTCCGCGGACGACGTGCGCTCCATTGCCACGGCGTCCGAGGAACAGTCCGCCACCACCGAGCAGATCAACCGCTCCACGGACGAGATCAACACCATTGCCATGGAAACGGCCCGGATCATGGCCGGTTCGGCAGAGGCCGTCTCGGAGCTGTCGCGGCTGGCGCAGCAGCTTGATCATCTCATTCAGGAAATGCGGCAATAG
- a CDS encoding cytochrome c family protein, whose protein sequence is MRVMCAGVLLLAVCWLGAGAALAQEARFIGTRQCAECHEEQFENYQKYSKKAHSWESVKIMLSDLKPKEAAKCFECHTTGYGKPGGFTSYEATPEMADVGCETCHGPGSLHAEDGDPELISRTPTIQDCQVCHSEERVGDFNFKPLLFSGAH, encoded by the coding sequence ATGCGTGTCATGTGTGCCGGTGTCCTGCTTCTGGCCGTGTGCTGGCTGGGAGCAGGGGCCGCGTTGGCGCAGGAGGCCCGGTTCATTGGAACCAGGCAGTGCGCAGAGTGTCATGAGGAGCAGTTCGAGAATTACCAGAAATATTCCAAAAAGGCCCATTCCTGGGAGAGCGTGAAGATCATGCTCTCCGACCTCAAGCCTAAGGAAGCGGCCAAGTGTTTTGAATGCCATACCACCGGCTACGGCAAACCCGGTGGCTTTACCAGCTACGAGGCAACGCCCGAAATGGCCGACGTGGGGTGCGAAACCTGCCACGGGCCGGGCTCGCTTCACGCCGAGGACGGGGATCCCGAACTGATCTCCCGAACTCCGACCATCCAGGACTGTCAGGTCTGCCACAGCGAAGAGCGCGTGGGCGACTTCAACTTCAAGCCGCTGCTGTTCAGCGGGGCTCACTAG